The following coding sequences lie in one Euhalothece natronophila Z-M001 genomic window:
- a CDS encoding ABC transporter permease codes for MIQNRVGTIAANGFREVIRDRILYFIGFFALLMVVALRILPEISVGTGHKILVDLSLGAIGLLGAIVAIFVGTGLINKEIEKRTVLVLIPKPISRAELMIGKHLGLSAVLAVLVAVMGVIGFGLLSLNGIDYPLGAIALSLVYLLIELSLLVAIALLFGVFTSSILATLLSFGVYLMGHFSRDLLELGNISDNENVQRLTEILYLILPDLSRLNFRNEAVYGLLPSNTELLSDALYGIVYTVLLLTIATLIFSRRQF; via the coding sequence ATGATTCAAAATCGAGTTGGGACGATCGCGGCTAATGGCTTTCGAGAAGTAATCCGCGATCGCATTTTATACTTTATTGGCTTCTTTGCTTTATTAATGGTGGTTGCCCTGCGGATTCTCCCAGAAATTTCTGTTGGAACGGGTCATAAAATTTTGGTTGATTTAAGTTTAGGCGCGATCGGGCTATTAGGGGCAATTGTTGCTATTTTTGTTGGAACCGGGTTGATTAATAAAGAAATTGAAAAGCGTACTGTTTTAGTCTTAATTCCGAAACCGATTAGTCGTGCTGAATTAATGATTGGTAAACATTTAGGGTTATCTGCCGTATTAGCGGTTTTAGTTGCCGTTATGGGGGTGATTGGCTTTGGCTTATTAAGCTTAAATGGGATTGATTATCCCCTAGGCGCGATCGCGCTTTCTTTGGTTTACCTTCTGATTGAACTCTCTCTTTTAGTCGCTATTGCCCTTTTATTTGGGGTATTTACCAGTTCTATTCTTGCGACGCTACTTTCTTTTGGAGTCTATTTAATGGGGCATTTTAGTCGCGATTTATTAGAGTTAGGCAATATTAGTGATAATGAAAATGTCCAACGTTTAACAGAAATTCTCTATCTGATTTTACCTGATTTATCCCGTCTTAATTTCCGGAACGAAGCAGTTTATGGTTTACTACCGAGTAACACCGAATTATTATCTGATGCGCTTTATGGAATTGTTTATACTGTATTACTGTTGACCATTGCTACTTTGATTTTCTCCCGTCGTCAATTTTAA
- a CDS encoding polysaccharide biosynthesis/export family protein, which produces MRVQYLVSSLAFVTITLTFNGQVQGQTPSNGLPTLENQSPETQPNQQPTPTQPNQQPTQTQPNQQPAPTQPNQQLTQTQPNQQPAQVSPLEQPNLLPEQRTSRPEITDPYLLGPGDTIQLDVFEEEEFSGEQTILDEGSITLPLVGAIPLAGLTLEEASEVITEELSDLLRRPFVNVRLTRARPVRITIVGEVKRPGTYAVSPEDAGSVVQGQVLGARTAGTPTLSDVISLAGGIRETAQIRDVEIIRQQRGGGTRTINIDLWELLQSGGGEGNVTLRPDDRIVIPEAETITASEKTQLARSTFAPDEITVNIVGEVERPGRIEVGANTPLNQALLAAGGFDQERARQSDVTLIRLNDDGTVSEREIPVDFSEGVGDDVNPVLRDQDILVVERSGITRTSERLDTFTNPINSILNLLNIFF; this is translated from the coding sequence ATGAGAGTTCAATATTTAGTTTCCAGCCTTGCGTTTGTGACAATTACCCTAACCTTTAACGGACAAGTACAGGGGCAAACTCCCTCAAATGGACTTCCCACTTTAGAAAATCAGTCTCCCGAAACTCAGCCTAATCAGCAACCGACACCAACTCAACCCAACCAACAACCGACGCAAACTCAGCCTAATCAGCAGCCTGCACCAACTCAACCTAACCAACAACTAACGCAAACTCAGCCCAACCAACAACCTGCACAAGTTTCGCCTTTAGAACAACCCAATCTTCTTCCTGAACAAAGAACGTCTCGCCCCGAAATTACTGATCCTTATTTACTCGGTCCTGGAGATACCATTCAATTGGATGTCTTTGAGGAAGAAGAATTCAGTGGGGAGCAAACAATTCTCGATGAAGGTTCAATTACCCTTCCTTTAGTAGGGGCAATTCCACTTGCAGGTTTAACCTTAGAAGAAGCCTCCGAGGTAATTACAGAAGAACTTTCTGACCTATTGAGACGACCCTTTGTCAATGTCCGCTTAACGAGGGCCCGTCCTGTACGTATTACGATTGTGGGAGAAGTAAAACGCCCCGGAACTTATGCGGTGTCTCCAGAAGATGCTGGAAGTGTTGTCCAAGGTCAAGTTTTAGGGGCAAGAACAGCAGGGACTCCTACTTTAAGTGATGTAATCAGTTTAGCAGGCGGAATTCGAGAAACAGCACAAATCCGAGATGTTGAAATTATTCGGCAACAAAGAGGAGGTGGAACCCGAACAATTAACATTGATTTATGGGAACTTCTCCAGTCTGGTGGTGGGGAAGGAAATGTTACTTTACGTCCTGATGATCGCATTGTAATTCCTGAGGCAGAAACCATTACTGCCAGCGAAAAGACGCAACTAGCACGATCAACATTTGCGCCTGATGAAATTACCGTCAATATTGTTGGTGAAGTAGAACGGCCAGGAAGAATTGAAGTGGGAGCAAATACTCCCTTAAATCAAGCGCTTTTAGCCGCAGGAGGATTTGACCAAGAACGGGCAAGACAAAGCGATGTCACCCTCATCCGTCTCAATGATGATGGAACAGTGAGTGAACGAGAAATTCCCGTTGATTTTTCAGAAGGAGTTGGTGATGACGTAAACCCTGTTCTTCGTGATCAGGATATTCTGGTGGTAGAACGGTCTGGCATCACTCGCACTTCAGAAAGGCTTGATACCTTTACTAATCCCATCAATAGTATCCTCAACTTGCTTAATATTTTCTTCTAG
- a CDS encoding cysteine hydrolase family protein — MSEPFLQFTYVNDETRIGLLLVDLQNTFCLPEFELYVGGRSGKGAIEDNIRLCQFIYHNLHRLTQIIITMDTHVAMQIFHPIFWINEKGEHPTPTTIISHEDIEQEVWHINPAIVPNFPKWSLEGLEAYALHYARHLDSTGKYPLMIWPYHANLGSISHALVSSVEEALFFYSVARKSQVQYEIKGNNPLTEHYSVLRPEVTEDQHGNAIAQENRPLIEQLLSFDQLLIAGQAKSHCVAWTVDDLLTEIQQKDPKLANKVYLLEDCTSPVVIPNGTDFTEQAAQEFTRFKNAGMSLIDSTSVNLLKQ; from the coding sequence TTGAGCGAACCTTTTTTACAATTTACCTATGTTAATGATGAAACACGCATTGGGCTACTATTAGTGGATTTGCAAAACACCTTTTGTCTGCCAGAGTTTGAATTATATGTGGGCGGACGATCAGGAAAAGGGGCAATTGAAGATAATATTCGTTTATGTCAGTTTATCTATCACAATCTCCACCGCTTAACCCAGATTATCATCACCATGGATACTCATGTAGCAATGCAAATTTTTCATCCCATTTTCTGGATCAATGAAAAAGGAGAACATCCGACACCGACAACAATTATTTCTCATGAGGATATTGAACAAGAGGTTTGGCACATCAATCCTGCAATTGTGCCTAACTTCCCCAAATGGAGTCTAGAGGGGTTAGAAGCCTATGCCCTCCATTATGCTCGTCATCTCGATAGTACAGGGAAATATCCCCTAATGATCTGGCCCTATCATGCCAATTTAGGGAGTATTAGTCATGCCTTAGTTTCCTCCGTCGAGGAAGCCTTATTTTTTTATAGTGTGGCCCGTAAAAGTCAGGTGCAATACGAAATTAAGGGGAATAATCCCTTAACAGAACATTATTCCGTTTTACGCCCTGAAGTAACAGAAGATCAACACGGAAACGCGATCGCGCAGGAAAATCGCCCTCTCATTGAACAATTACTCAGTTTTGATCAACTCTTGATTGCGGGACAAGCAAAAAGTCATTGTGTAGCATGGACAGTAGATGATTTACTCACTGAAATCCAACAAAAAGATCCTAAACTAGCTAATAAAGTTTATTTGTTAGAAGATTGCACTTCCCCAGTGGTAATTCCCAATGGCACTGATTTTACTGAACAGGCAGCCCAAGAATTTACTCGCTTTAAAAACGCCGGAATGTCTCTTATTGACTCCACTAGCGTAAATCTTCTTAAGCAATAG
- a CDS encoding rhomboid family intramembrane serine protease — MIPLHDDNTTSKTPVITYGLIGLNIAIFLYQVSLSPSELEAFFRTYAVIPNQLTQSFQGGEIQQPIAPWFTLFTSQFLHGGILHIVGNMLYLRVFGNNIEDVMGKIWFLLFYLLCGALAALAQWFFSMESEVPLLGASGAIAGIMGAYILRFPGAQILTLLPLIIIWTTIRLPAFVFLGIWFAQQAIYSIATLEGTTTIGTEGGGVAYWAHAGGFIVGVVIGPLFGLFREQ; from the coding sequence GTGATTCCTTTACATGATGACAACACGACAAGCAAAACACCTGTTATTACTTATGGGTTGATTGGTTTAAATATTGCCATTTTTTTATATCAAGTTAGTTTAAGTCCTTCGGAATTAGAAGCATTTTTTAGAACTTATGCTGTAATCCCCAATCAATTAACCCAAAGTTTTCAAGGCGGAGAAATCCAACAGCCAATTGCCCCATGGTTTACCTTATTTACGTCTCAATTTTTACATGGAGGAATTTTACATATTGTGGGAAATATGCTCTATCTTCGCGTATTTGGCAATAATATCGAAGATGTTATGGGGAAAATCTGGTTTTTGCTTTTCTACTTATTATGTGGGGCTTTAGCGGCTTTAGCACAATGGTTTTTTTCCATGGAATCAGAAGTCCCTTTGTTAGGAGCAAGTGGCGCGATCGCTGGCATTATGGGGGCTTATATTTTAAGATTTCCTGGTGCCCAAATTTTAACCTTACTCCCCCTTATCATTATTTGGACAACAATTCGCCTTCCTGCATTTGTATTTCTTGGCATTTGGTTTGCCCAACAGGCAATTTATAGCATTGCTACTTTAGAAGGGACTACTACCATTGGAACCGAAGGCGGTGGCGTTGCTTATTGGGCACACGCGGGAGGATTTATTGTCGGCGTAGTGATTGGCCCCCTATTTGGCTTATTTCGTGAACAGTAA
- a CDS encoding D-glycero-alpha-D-manno-heptose-1,7-bisphosphate 7-phosphatase, which yields MAKPAVFLDRDGVLNREAGYLHQVEDLHLIPNAAKAVRLLNDHNLFCCLISNQSGPARGYYSLNHVEALHERLQHLLDKEEKAFLNALYYCPYLSPAAGGTNPQFTCWSTWRKPNTGMLVAAAWEYDLDLQQSFVVGDKATDIDLAHNAGAKGILVQTGYGKAVLSGSYQHETAPEYTAENLLEAVQWILTHELF from the coding sequence GTGGCTAAACCAGCAGTGTTTCTTGACCGTGATGGAGTATTAAACCGAGAAGCAGGATATCTCCATCAGGTCGAAGACTTACATCTTATCCCGAATGCAGCAAAAGCTGTGCGTCTTCTCAATGACCACAACCTCTTTTGTTGTCTAATTTCTAATCAATCTGGACCCGCTAGAGGCTATTATTCCCTTAATCATGTGGAAGCCCTCCATGAGCGATTACAACATTTACTCGATAAAGAAGAAAAAGCCTTTTTAAATGCGCTATATTACTGCCCTTATCTCAGTCCCGCAGCAGGAGGAACCAATCCCCAATTTACTTGTTGGAGTACGTGGCGCAAACCTAATACGGGAATGTTAGTGGCAGCCGCTTGGGAATATGACCTAGACTTGCAGCAAAGTTTTGTAGTAGGAGATAAAGCGACTGATATTGACCTAGCTCATAATGCGGGTGCTAAAGGGATTCTTGTTCAAACCGGTTATGGCAAAGCTGTCTTAAGTGGTTCTTATCAGCATGAGACAGCTCCTGAATATACTGCGGAAAATTTATTAGAGGCTGTGCAATGGATTCTCACCCATGAACTCTTTTAA
- the zds gene encoding 9,9'-di-cis-zeta-carotene desaturase — MRVAIVGAGLAGLSTAVNLVDAGWEVEIYESRPFVGGKVGSWVDKEGNHIEMGLHVFFGCYYHLFALMEKVGAIENLRLKQHTHTFINEGGKIGELDFRFLTGAPFNGLKAFFTTSQLSTVDKMANSLALGTSPIVRGLVDLEGAMKTIRNLDNISFADWFRSHGGNDGSLKRMWNPIAYALGFIDTENISARCMLTIFQLFAARTEASVLRMLEGSPQEYLHQPIIDYLEARGAKIYTRRRVREVLYEEKNGKTNITGLVIAKGEESETITADTYVAACDVPGIKRLLPEEWRKWEAFDNIYKLEAVPVATVQLRFDGWVTELQDESKQKQLEQASGLDNLLYTPDADFSCFADLALTSPGDYYRKGEGSLLQLVLTPGDPFIKENNRAIAHHVLSQVHQLFPSSRDLNMTWYSVVKLAQSLYREAPGMDIYRPNQKTPVSNFFLAGSYTQQDYIDSMEGATISGERAAQAILQETLTTKGSK, encoded by the coding sequence ATGCGAGTGGCAATTGTTGGTGCAGGTTTAGCAGGACTCTCCACGGCGGTTAATTTAGTTGATGCAGGATGGGAAGTAGAAATTTATGAATCCCGTCCCTTTGTCGGCGGAAAGGTGGGTAGCTGGGTGGATAAAGAGGGAAATCATATAGAAATGGGCTTGCACGTCTTTTTTGGTTGCTATTATCATCTGTTCGCCTTAATGGAGAAAGTGGGCGCGATTGAAAACTTACGCCTCAAACAACATACCCACACCTTTATCAATGAAGGTGGGAAAATTGGAGAACTGGATTTTCGCTTTCTCACAGGTGCGCCCTTTAATGGCTTAAAAGCCTTTTTTACCACCTCTCAACTCTCTACCGTGGATAAAATGGCAAACTCCCTAGCTTTAGGAACGAGTCCCATTGTCAGAGGCTTAGTTGATTTAGAAGGGGCAATGAAAACAATCCGCAATTTGGATAACATTAGTTTTGCTGATTGGTTTCGTTCTCATGGCGGCAATGATGGCAGTCTGAAACGGATGTGGAATCCTATCGCCTACGCCCTCGGATTTATTGATACTGAGAATATTTCTGCCCGCTGTATGTTAACCATTTTCCAGTTATTTGCGGCGCGGACGGAAGCCTCTGTGTTACGAATGCTGGAAGGATCACCGCAAGAATATCTCCATCAGCCCATTATTGATTATCTCGAAGCAAGAGGGGCAAAAATTTATACCCGTCGCCGAGTGCGAGAAGTGCTTTATGAAGAGAAAAATGGGAAAACCAATATTACAGGGTTAGTTATTGCTAAAGGGGAAGAAAGCGAAACGATTACCGCTGATACCTATGTGGCTGCCTGTGATGTGCCCGGGATTAAACGTTTACTCCCAGAAGAGTGGCGCAAGTGGGAAGCCTTTGATAATATCTATAAACTGGAAGCAGTTCCTGTTGCAACGGTACAATTACGGTTTGATGGCTGGGTAACGGAATTACAAGACGAGTCGAAACAGAAGCAGTTAGAACAAGCTAGCGGATTAGATAATTTACTTTATACCCCAGATGCTGATTTTTCCTGCTTTGCTGATCTTGCCCTCACCAGCCCCGGTGATTATTATCGAAAAGGAGAAGGATCATTATTACAATTAGTGTTAACTCCAGGGGATCCCTTTATTAAAGAAAATAATCGCGCGATCGCGCATCATGTCCTTTCCCAAGTTCATCAATTATTCCCTTCTTCCCGAGACTTAAACATGACCTGGTACAGTGTTGTCAAACTTGCCCAGTCTTTGTATAGAGAAGCCCCTGGTATGGATATTTATCGCCCCAACCAAAAAACTCCTGTGAGTAACTTCTTTCTTGCTGGCAGTTATACTCAACAGGATTATATTGATAGCATGGAAGGGGCTACCATTTCGGGAGAACGCGCAGCACAAGCAATCCTTCAAGAAACACTAACAACAAAAGGCTCAAAATAA
- the gghA gene encoding glucosylglycerol hydrolase: MKRVKVVAEEAGGFLDWQVLPDYYNHNEEVFPRLKKKKWALVSKKSYGSLCVDCMRQFNRARSV, encoded by the coding sequence ATGAAACGGGTAAAAGTGGTTGCGGAAGAAGCAGGAGGCTTTCTGGATTGGCAAGTTTTACCAGACTATTACAATCACAATGAGGAAGTGTTTCCCCGTTTGAAAAAAAAAAAATGGGCTTTGGTAAGCAAGAAGAGTTACGGCAGTTTGTGCGTGGACTGTATGAGGCAATTTAACAGGGCGCGATCGGTTTAA
- a CDS encoding J domain-containing protein, protein MELREYYRLLELPHNAGVEEIKASYRRLARRYHPDVNPDNREQAHNKFIQVTEAYKYLLEYASKRQAPSQDFRQPRREEPKVRVKKQPKPSQEQKSSPPPSDLDKQVKWDSYQQLQELLKQGKFSRATTLVESLAKRFPHDAEVRQWQAIAYQRRGRQLVNEGNYDLARKFLKKALSTDPQNRSLWYEIDRDFQRIEPLL, encoded by the coding sequence ATGGAACTTAGAGAATACTACCGTTTGTTAGAACTTCCTCATAATGCTGGTGTAGAAGAAATTAAGGCTTCTTATCGACGCTTAGCAAGACGTTACCATCCTGATGTTAATCCAGATAACCGCGAACAAGCCCATAATAAGTTTATCCAAGTTACTGAGGCCTATAAGTATCTTCTAGAATATGCTTCTAAGCGTCAAGCTCCATCCCAAGACTTTCGTCAACCCCGCCGAGAAGAGCCCAAGGTTAGGGTCAAGAAACAACCGAAACCCAGTCAAGAACAGAAATCGTCCCCTCCCCCATCAGATCTGGATAAACAAGTCAAATGGGATTCTTATCAACAATTGCAAGAATTATTAAAACAAGGTAAATTTTCTCGGGCAACGACTTTAGTGGAAAGTTTGGCTAAGCGTTTTCCCCATGATGCAGAAGTACGACAATGGCAGGCGATCGCGTATCAACGACGAGGAAGACAATTAGTTAATGAAGGAAACTATGATCTAGCTAGAAAGTTTCTGAAGAAAGCCCTCAGCACTGATCCACAGAATCGGTCGCTTTGGTATGAAATTGACCGTGATTTTCAGCGTATTGAGCCATTATTGTAG
- a CDS encoding MBL fold metallo-hydrolase, giving the protein MQLTYLGSNSWLWQWENQNILVDPWLVDNLVFGNLPWLFKGSRGENSPVLPERIDLILLSQGLEDHAHKPTLKTLDKEIPVVGSPNAAKVATELGFMNVTGLAHHEHYTLAEKIKIQALPGAPIGLEKENAYLLKTSQKSLYYEPHGYPPEELKEYAPVDVVINPVVNLELPVAGSIINGKDSVFKLAQWIQPKTILATAAGGDIHYEGILLSLLKTVGSAEEARSRLKQANLNTEIIEPQQGQPIAL; this is encoded by the coding sequence ATGCAGTTAACCTATTTGGGCTCAAACAGTTGGCTTTGGCAATGGGAAAATCAGAATATTCTGGTTGATCCTTGGCTTGTGGATAACTTAGTGTTTGGGAACTTACCTTGGTTATTTAAGGGCAGTCGGGGAGAAAATTCTCCCGTTTTGCCCGAAAGGATTGATTTAATCCTACTATCCCAAGGGTTAGAGGATCACGCCCATAAACCCACGCTTAAAACATTAGATAAGGAGATTCCCGTGGTGGGATCTCCCAATGCTGCGAAAGTTGCTACAGAATTGGGATTTATGAATGTGACTGGTTTAGCTCATCATGAACACTATACCCTTGCTGAAAAAATTAAAATTCAGGCACTTCCGGGTGCACCGATTGGGTTGGAAAAAGAGAATGCTTATTTGCTTAAAACCTCTCAAAAAAGCCTTTATTATGAACCTCATGGTTACCCACCAGAAGAGTTAAAAGAGTATGCTCCTGTGGATGTAGTGATTAATCCTGTGGTCAACTTGGAATTACCAGTAGCTGGGTCAATTATTAATGGTAAGGACAGTGTTTTTAAGTTAGCACAATGGATTCAACCTAAGACAATTTTAGCAACAGCAGCAGGAGGTGATATTCACTATGAAGGTATTTTATTATCTTTATTAAAAACAGTAGGGAGTGCCGAAGAAGCGCGATCGCGCCTAAAACAGGCTAACCTGAATACTGAAATCATTGAACCTCAACAAGGGCAACCCATAGCCCTATAA
- a CDS encoding SLBB domain-containing protein, which translates to MRNNRVQKWLAITLSATLPWGGAFIVASPSFGQIPRQLQESPTESPPLPDSQQQETPTESSPLPNLQQQETPTESSPASPAQRERRYRETPYTLGPGNGVAIEIFNVPEYSGNYRVSVEGTLNLPIVGSVDVEGLTIPEANEVIQERYQPILQRPIVTLTLAERRPIRIALAGEVNRPGTYNVSGEGGQFPPITEAIQQAGGLTRSADAREIKLRREINGQQRVLDVNLWELVDQGDVIQDVTLRDGDTIFIPTAEKNVARETRQLSRSTLAPISESVEVAIVGEVNTPGPHQVGGGDTGAPPTVTQAIQAAGGITNLSDIRNVEVKRETRTGTEQVIAADLWGLLQQGDVKQDIILQPGDTVVVPKAEEIEPTEAEALASASFSPETIGVNIIGEARSTGRMELPSNTPLSQAILAAGGFDRQRARQGRVELMRLNPDGTVTRREVEVDLDKGIDTEDNPLLRDGDVIVVQRSTLTSISDTVSNILRPVTSIFQGIRFFDIFFGD; encoded by the coding sequence ATGAGAAACAATCGAGTTCAAAAGTGGTTAGCCATTACACTGAGTGCAACATTACCTTGGGGAGGGGCATTTATTGTCGCATCCCCTAGCTTTGGTCAGATTCCCAGGCAATTGCAAGAAAGCCCGACCGAATCGCCTCCTTTACCCGATTCACAACAGCAAGAAACTCCCACCGAGTCATCTCCTTTACCCAATTTACAGCAGCAAGAAACTCCTACAGAATCATCTCCTGCCTCACCAGCTCAACGTGAGCGTCGCTATCGAGAAACTCCCTACACTTTAGGACCGGGGAATGGCGTAGCCATTGAGATCTTTAATGTTCCTGAATATAGTGGTAACTATCGCGTTTCTGTAGAAGGAACTTTAAATTTACCAATTGTTGGAAGTGTCGATGTAGAAGGATTAACAATTCCTGAAGCAAATGAGGTAATCCAAGAGCGTTATCAACCAATTTTACAACGTCCAATTGTAACCCTTACCTTAGCCGAACGTCGTCCCATTCGCATTGCACTAGCAGGAGAAGTCAATCGTCCAGGTACTTACAATGTTAGTGGGGAAGGGGGGCAATTTCCTCCTATTACAGAAGCGATTCAGCAGGCTGGTGGTCTTACTCGTTCAGCTGATGCGCGAGAAATTAAGCTTCGTCGTGAAATCAATGGACAACAGCGAGTTCTTGATGTGAACCTTTGGGAATTAGTGGATCAAGGAGACGTGATCCAAGATGTTACGCTTCGGGATGGAGATACGATCTTTATTCCCACCGCAGAGAAAAATGTTGCCCGAGAAACAAGACAATTATCTCGGAGTACACTTGCGCCCATTAGTGAATCAGTAGAAGTTGCGATCGTCGGGGAAGTCAATACCCCCGGTCCTCATCAAGTCGGAGGTGGAGATACTGGTGCTCCTCCCACTGTAACCCAAGCTATTCAGGCAGCTGGAGGCATTACCAATCTCTCTGATATTCGTAATGTGGAAGTGAAACGAGAAACCCGTACAGGAACGGAGCAAGTGATTGCTGCAGACTTATGGGGTTTATTACAGCAAGGAGACGTGAAGCAAGATATTATCCTCCAACCCGGAGATACAGTAGTTGTCCCCAAAGCCGAGGAAATAGAACCAACAGAGGCAGAAGCCTTAGCCTCAGCTAGCTTTTCCCCAGAAACCATTGGGGTGAATATTATTGGAGAAGCTCGTAGTACCGGTAGAATGGAACTTCCGTCTAATACTCCTCTAAGCCAAGCAATTTTAGCGGCGGGTGGTTTTGACCGACAACGGGCAAGACAAGGGCGAGTGGAGTTAATGCGTCTTAATCCTGATGGGACGGTTACTCGCAGAGAGGTAGAAGTTGATCTTGATAAAGGGATTGATACAGAGGATAATCCCCTCTTACGAGATGGTGATGTCATTGTGGTGCAACGCTCAACCTTAACCTCAATTTCTGATACAGTTAGTAACATCCTGCGACCCGTAACTTCGATTTTCCAAGGCATTCGCTTCTTTGATATTTTCTTCGGTGATTAA
- the gghA gene encoding glucosylglycerol hydrolase, with protein sequence MFYGLRTEPDTDSPMQVAMVVNMGGDPLTVTLGDWLQLDLEEWEIAIASPGVTIEDLHAFELSDSQGVLLKPKKQ encoded by the coding sequence GTGTTTTATGGTTTAAGAACTGAACCTGATACAGACTCCCCGATGCAAGTTGCTATGGTAGTAAATATGGGGGGCGATCCGCTAACTGTGACCTTGGGAGATTGGTTACAGCTAGATTTAGAGGAATGGGAAATCGCGATCGCGTCACCAGGAGTGACTATTGAGGATTTACACGCCTTTGAACTATCAGATTCCCAAGGCGTTTTACTCAAACCCAAGAAACAATAA
- a CDS encoding glycosyltransferase family 9 protein, translating to MRILALVPGGIGDQILFFPTLVDLKNAYPQAKIDVLVEPRSKAAYRVCSHVNEVLVFDYKNRNSLADYLNLLGIIRDREYEVALTLGQRWTVGFLLWLNGIPIRVGYESAGSLFLSNTVPLKTEQYAAEMYHDLLQGLNVNTPCPPLEINVPKSDIQWAENEQKRLEVTDGNYVVIHGGSSKLAQDKGLNKIYPVKKWKEIIADIQSKQPNLPIVLIKGPEDEGWVEELLQVNPNLKVTSPPDIGKLAAMIAGGSLMLCTDSAPMHLAIAVGTYTIALFGPTDQKKLLPPDNKSCVGIQSSTGAIADIEVNSVLEKIWRG from the coding sequence ATGCGAATTTTAGCTCTTGTTCCCGGTGGAATTGGGGACCAAATCCTATTTTTTCCAACTCTTGTTGACCTCAAAAACGCCTATCCTCAAGCGAAAATAGACGTGTTAGTTGAACCGCGCTCTAAAGCCGCCTATCGCGTCTGTTCTCATGTGAATGAGGTTTTAGTGTTTGACTACAAGAATCGTAATAGTTTAGCCGATTATCTCAACTTGTTAGGAATTATCCGCGATCGCGAATATGAAGTCGCCCTTACCTTAGGTCAACGTTGGACAGTTGGCTTCTTACTTTGGCTGAATGGGATTCCGATTCGAGTTGGTTATGAAAGTGCAGGGTCTTTGTTTTTATCGAATACAGTTCCCCTGAAAACGGAACAATATGCCGCCGAAATGTATCACGACTTATTACAAGGGCTGAACGTTAATACCCCTTGTCCTCCCTTAGAAATCAATGTTCCCAAAAGTGATATTCAATGGGCGGAAAACGAACAAAAACGCCTAGAAGTAACCGATGGAAACTATGTGGTAATTCACGGTGGTTCGAGTAAACTTGCCCAAGATAAAGGACTGAATAAAATTTATCCTGTAAAAAAATGGAAGGAAATTATTGCTGATATCCAAAGCAAACAGCCCAATTTACCCATTGTTCTCATTAAGGGGCCAGAAGATGAAGGTTGGGTTGAGGAGCTATTACAAGTCAATCCCAACTTAAAAGTAACTAGTCCCCCTGATATTGGAAAATTAGCCGCCATGATTGCCGGGGGAAGTCTGATGTTGTGTACCGATAGTGCGCCGATGCATCTCGCGATCGCTGTAGGAACTTATACCATCGCTTTATTTGGCCCCACAGATCAGAAAAAATTATTACCCCCTGATAATAAATCCTGTGTTGGGATACAATCTTCTACAGGCGCGATCGCTGATATTGAAGTTAATTCCGTCCTTGAAAAAATTTGGCGTGGCTAA